GATGAGCTCTACGAGTTCTATCATGAACTCACtattgtataacaaatcagaCCCGCTAGCCTATGATGGATCGGTAACGTcgttagaatgacaccgaacaatCCATCCCGAAAAGTTCACACCAAGACCGCCGTTCGGTTGTATAAGTAAGTAAGGCTAGATAAGTAAGTATGTAgttaaataatcaaaaatcaaaattatttcaatattcacctacatttatataaatttacaAAACCAACTGACAGtctaaatttcaaaaatgcatttttcgaaCTTCTTCGAATTCGAGCTGCATTCTGTTTACGGCTGCGTACGTGCTCGTTTCATCGCTCAAACGATGGCACCGTTTATACCGCAGTTGAAAGGTTGAAGTTTTGAcgtacagtttttttgttgtgattgtttttttccttccccaaaCTTTGCCAGTGCTGGTCGATCGGAGCCTGCCGTTTGTCGTCACAGAAAACTCAATCGGAAAACAACGACCAAACGCGCAGTGTACTCTAGCCCCTTAAAATTGTTCGCGAGTGTGCTTTTTAGAAAAGCGACCGAATTCGTGTTGGTGGGAATTCACGGCAAAACATGTGTCCCCACTATGGACGATCGATGTGAGTACGCAAATGGTGTGTTTTAGTGCGTGACCAGCAGGGCTGCAACCAACTCACCCATCGCCAATCCGTCCGGGTAAGGGAAGCACTGCTTGTAGGGTGTCGCTTTTTCTGCCTTTTATAGTGGGGAAGTTTTTgtggaaacggaaagaaaacgaaatgtGCCAGCCGACCATTCTTTGCCAATCGCCCACAAACACAACCCCACTGCGTGCGTGCATGCGTGAATGTGTGTCTTCGCAGTGttgttattgattttcaaAAGTGACCAAATCATCGACAGTGTTGTGTCCCGTTCCATATGGGCTGAAAGCATTTCTTGTTGTGCCATTGGTACACGTTGCATATATGAGCAAGGAATGAAGCAGTGAAACAGTCCTCATTCCCAAACCCCGCGTTGCCCGTTAGCCGGAAGCACCGAGCCTTCCTTCAGCAGCGTCGCAGGGAtttggttcttttttctcaCTTACGTCATATCGTGGGTTGCTTCCCACGCTGAGAGTGTCGTGATTTTTTCGTTGGAAATTCCTCGTAGGATGCAGTTCCAACTGTTTTGCAGCTAGTGCACAGTGCGAATGTGTGGAATTTAACATCTAgtgaaaaaaagtgaaaagcaaTTCCACATGACCGTGAATGCGTCTGGCCAAACGGTCATAGAAACATAGAAAGGGGCGTCAGGGAAGAAAGGTGAAGGTTTCTTGTTGTTGATaaagatgttttttgtttcctgatttggtagagttttttttgtggaattaaCAATTACGCTGTATCATCAATTTAATCCCGcggaaaatgtacaaaaaggTCCCTGTTATTTAtttggcaaaggaaaaattagTGCGAACCCCCTAGATTCAGTGAACAATGCCTACACAAAACAGGGGAGTCGTTGTGCAGCCAGCGATGGAAAGGTCAAATGTCCAAGGCTGAGAAAATTTCCAGCAGATGAATATTCAAACCATGGTCACcgcaaaataaattgtttaattagaAATGCTTGGAATATAATCTTTGTCATGAATACTCAACATAAACAAGGCTAGCAGTTTTAATCCAGCTTTGAACCTacatgtaaataaaacaaacccaacgGCTAGCTTTATTGGTAATTAGTTTTAGGAGGAACATTCTGCATCTATTTTAGTTCACAGAGCAATAATCTATCTTTGACcttatttttaaagtttttctaGTCCTTATGCGAAAGGTTCTTTTCAATTACAATTCGTATAAAACGTGAAATCCACAGAAGTTCCAGTGGAGTTCTACATCAGAATAATGCTCATTCAAAGAGCATagaatttattgtttattttatcggATTATTAAAACGAGGAACTTCAATCTTtaatgttgggtgaatctgattctgattcatgaatcgggatgaatctttgaactaaATATCTATTCTATCATCCAAGATTTATGGCCTCTACCTATCGCCTCCAAGAAGCTTTATCCGCCACTGCTCCAAGGATTcacgaatcttttgagagtcgatttcTGATTTTATCTTCCGAAAATGCCATATTGTAGCAATTTCTTTTCTTAAATTTTTCGActtcaacaaaaacattaGCAGTTCCAGGAACTTTACTAAAGTAGCATTTAGATTTATTTGTTATGAGGGAGTTATCTGTATGAAAGTCCCCCTGTAGGATATGCCCCTGCGATCTAATGCAGAtttatatgtatgtgtgtaaatTTGACTATTGGATCTAAATCTGTTGGAAGCTTAATCCAAAGTACAATTCACCTTAGTTTGGAGACATACCCTTCTCCAAACGTtagtaaaaatatgtttgaaaatattatacgtttttgcttttcataaAAAGCAATAAGAGAGAGTTTTATTGGAAACAAGGGTTTATGTTATGTAAAGTATTAGCAACTAGTGTGTTGTGAAGGTCCTGCAAttaaattgaaagtaaaatatGCAACTGATGTATGTTTTGCTAAGCTCCTTTTATCCTTCATTTACCACATTCTCAATGCAACAAGATAAAGTACAATTTAGATCCTTGTTTACCTAACCTGGCAACACCTTTCGCTAGGTTTATGCAGTATAATCAATCACCACAGTAGGCGTTTGCTGGGGATGCAGCAAGAGCAAACCCACGCACCGATTTCTTTCCCCCAAACCTCACATCGAACGATtgggtgaaaaaataaaattatgtccCTTCTGGACATCATCCAGAACAAAGTGTTTTTAACCGACCCCGGTGCTTACCGCCGCTGACCGCGTGGGATACAAACCGCACCGCAACCCTTCTTCTCCAagatccccccccccccccccccctccgctCCTTGCTCCAAGGGTGCTTAAGCATGAGCAACGTCTAACGGGCGAATAGACCGTGGAAAGGAAATCCCAACAAACGCGAGAACTTAACCGAACCGAACTTCTTTCCCGTGGTGATCTAAGAATGCCACGATTTCAAGTATACGCTTCACTGTTTCTTCATGGCCTGTTGCTTTACCCTCTTGTTCGGCCACGATCCGCGCTTTAATCCAAACCACCACCCCAACTCCACTCTCCTGGCCACGTCCTGCCCTTCTCCTTTTGCGTGCCTCGATCGATCTGTGAGGTTTGGTATGTGTTTCTTGAATGAgttgtatttgttgtttgtagaCGGTCCAAAACGAAGCGAAAACAGACACCGCAGCCCCGAAACTGTGGCGAACTTCAACTCTACGAACTTGAAGCTGtagtggaagaagaaaaaaaaacattgtgtttattttctccaACCAAAACCCGAGGTGCGAGAAGAAAGGAAACGCCATAAGGGATTCACCTCTAGGTCTAGAATGTGTGGCAGGGTAagccaaccgaaccgaaccgagcaGATCGCGGACCGAAGAATGAAAAGGCATAATCTGTAATTAACATTTGTCGTGGGAAAATTTTCGAATCGTGAGAAAGTTCCTAACAACACCTTCCTTCTACCCGTTCTGCTCGGTACCGCTGCCAGTGCCATCCCGAAGCGAGCGCATCGAAGCGTTCAGGTGTGGTGAACTCGTGGTGATTCCTGCGGACACACGGGAACCGGTTCCCTGTTGCGCGTATCCCGAACACGTAACCGAAAGGGACGCGCAACGCAAGACGGAAGACGATCGTTCTCGGAAGCGTACCGCGCAGATCTCGCTGAAGGCTGCTGGCTTCGCTGGGGAAGAGGAAGCGTAAAGCGTACGAAAGAATGAGCCCGGTACGAGTGAGGAAGTATTTGTTACCAGCAACAACGTTAGATTAAGATACGCCGTATCTCACCTTTGTGGCCTTTGGCAGGGGAAGCCCGCATGGGCGCAACGGTTGATGGCAAAGGGGGGTCTCCTTCTGCTTGAGATCATCTCGGGGATGAGCCTCTAACGCGgggaaagaattttaaaaacaaaaaaaatacaaaaaatccaACATCTTTAGCACGATGGGAATCTGATACTGTTCCCCCCGGTCATTGTTGACcgttcggtggaaaatgtggACCGCCTTTCTTATATGTCATACAGCAATTTGAGCTTACTAAGACTAAAATCTTCTTTTACTGTTGTACATTTTCAGCTAAAGTGGGTAGAGAAGGCCCTCTCCCCTTAGAAGTAAAGGGCAGCTTCGCCCGTTGGGCCCGCCACAGCTTcaacgcaacgaaaaaaagcgaaagtgCTCACCCAGCAGTAGCCGGGGCTCCCccgctgtgtttgtttggccgAGAAGGGGAAACATTTCGCGAACCTAACACTTACCACCCGTACCATCACTAGTAGGCATCATCATGGCCATGTCGAAGGGATTCCGTGTGCTGGAGAAATCCAAACCACCTTCACCGCACAGCGTGTTACTGGAGCATCGAAATAAGCCGGAAACGTTACTCTTCGAGTCGCAAGCCGTTGCAGTGTTGTGTAAGTATCTCTTCGGTTCTCAAATAACATTCAGCGCTGTGTAGAATACGGATACCCGTACACGGTGCGTTCTAGTGTTTCTCGCATGCCGGATTGATTGAAGGAATGATTCGATGATATGTTTCCTCGCTCTGGTTTCAAAGTTGAAAAACAAGGTCTTTAGCTCTAGCCTAGGTCTTTAGTTCTAGTTTATGGTTCAGTTAGTAAAGCGCACACTGTTTGATGGTAGTGGAATGTATGTACATGTTGTACATACATCTCACTTTGCAGAACTTTTGaagtataaaaaacaaaattttatttcaagttATTTCGACTAGCACACTGAACCCTTTATCGTTGCagtgcaggaaaaaaaactaaatttattgcaaaaaaaaacataaaagtgaACGAGAATGTTACCTCAAAACATTGCGAATCAATTTGAAAAGAATCCAGAAATAGCTTCCTATTTGCCACTTAAACTTGAAAATTCTGAAAGCAAGACCCGTTATCTCTTTACCAACGAGATGAAGATAGGACTGTTTGTAGGTAAGCTAAAGACGCGtgtgaaacaaataaactcaTGAGGAGCTTTACGatcaatcaacaaacaatGAATGTGTACTCTTACTCTTCGTTCCCGATGAGCGATTCGCTTACCTTTGCGAGTGGAATATAGTACATGATTACTATACGCTTGATCCAATTCCATTTGGCAAACACagacattttttttagcttgACTACTATAATGTGATCAATGTCTATGTCTATCGGATTGCTCACGGTTAAAAAGGATCTTAACTATGTGTAGTTATCATTTCTTTTATCGTATGTttgacttattttttttttttgttttgttttccaccctcAGACCATTCACACATTaacagaaaatatttaaattgctgataaattatttatatttgtacTATTATTGATCAATAATCACTTTAATCACTTGATTTGATCAATAatagttggtttttttttctgtgttagGTATCATGATAATTTGGGAATATTATTGGCGAAACATTTCGACGTTGGTTATCATAGTATTCATTTAATGCAAAaagttagatttttttattttttaattacttcaGAGAAGCTTCCAGATGCTTTTTTCGCTGTTATCTGAAATGTTATCCAACTTTCAAAACTGATGCATTTATATTATTAATGGTTACGTTTATATCGACTGTtgcaatttgctttttttctactgtATGAAACACTAACTGCTTAAACTGGGCTTATTTtagcaatttttatttatcaaatcaaTTGCCTCAGATTTGGCTATTTGAAGCTATTAAAAACATCTTCGTTGGCCGGGTTAGCTATATCGAGTCCCCTTTCTCCCGGTAGCTGATCCTCTTAGCTTAGGGTATACTTAGGGTATActtgatcattttttttttcggcttgATCGTGTAACGCCCTCTACCGTCCGTATTTGTATCGACCGTTGGATATTATTCAATAATGCCAATAAACTATAAAAAGGGGCTGGCAGGCCTAAAATGTAGAGGCTAatatgtaaaattttattctGATGGTTAGTTTTTATGGATAATTGAGTGATATTATTCATATGGTATGTTGACTGTTAACATCTTAAATGATACAAATACGaaaggataagaaaaaaaatagttagcTTAAACGGTTTAAGATTTAAGATTCGAAATTTTCGTCATGTTTGTGTTATGTGTGTACTGTTTTATTACTTTCCTTTCGAAGTTACTTATTAATCTTGTCTTTCCTTATTTCCCACAGCGGCACAGGAGACGGAAATCGTTCGGAAACAGTACACCAAAGTGCTTGACGCTTACGGGTGTCTGGGAGTACTACAGCTGAACGCTGGTGATAGCTCCCTACTTTACCTAGTCATGGTAACGGGCTGCTTCTCCGTGGGCAAAATTCTCGACAGTGAAATCTTCCGCATCACCCAGACGCAGTTCGTATCGCTGCAGTACCAACCGACGAACGAGGACAAGGTGGCCGAAATACGCAAGGTGCTAAACTCGGGCacgttttacttttccttcTCGAATACGGGAGCAGCAACGGGACAGGTCACCCTTGTCCAGCCGTTCGGTTTCGATGTAACACTTTCGGCACAGAGACGCCGGCGCACGAACGATACGGACAATCGGTTCTTCTGGAATCGGATGCTGTTCATCCATCTGCTGCGGTTTGGAGTGGAGTGTAACTTTTGGCTTCTGAAAGCGATGTGCGGTTCGGTCGAGATACGTACTGTGTACGCAGGAAGCAAGCAGGCCCGGGCGGCCATCATATCGCGGCTGAGCTGCGAACGGGCCGGGACACGCTTTAACGTACGTGGTACAAACGACGAAGGTTGTGTGGCAAATTTCGTCGAGACGGAACAGTGCATATATCTGGACAACGAGATCACGTCGTACGTGCAGACGCGCGGGAGCGTACCACTGTTTTGGGAGCAACCGGGCGTGCAGGTGGGTTCGCACAAGGTGAAACTGTCCCGGGGCTTTGAAGCATCACGGGCCGCGTTCGATCGACACATGCGCTCGATGAAGGCTCGTTATGGGCAGCAGGCGATCGTGAATCTACTCGGTACCAGCTTGATCGGCAGCAAGGAAGGTGAGGCCATGCTGAGCAACGAGTTCCAGCGGCATCATCGCGAATCCGAACATTCTGATGTGCCGCATCTTGTGTTCGATTATCACCAGGAGTGCCGTGGAGGTAACACGGTCGCCCTGTCCAAGCTGCGTCAGAAGATCGATGCGACCTGTTCGGACTTTGGCATGTTTTACGCAATCGGTGATGCGGTGTACCGGGAGCAGCACGGTGCCATCCGCACGAACTGTCTGGACTGTCTCGATCGGACGAATTGCGTGCAAACGTACATCGGGCTGGAGATGTTGAATGAACAGATTGCACTGATGGCCGCATTGGCGGACAAGAAGCAGCAGATGAGCTCACGCTTTGAGGAAGTGTTTCGACAGATGTGGATCAACAATGGCAATGAGGTGAGCAAGATCTATGCTGGTACCGGTGCAATACAGGGCGGTTCGAAGCTGATGGACGGAGCACGATCTGCTGCCCGTACGATTCAAAATAATCTCCTGGATAATTCAAAGCAAGAAGCAATCGATGTGCTGCTGGTCGGTTCGACACTCAGCTCGGAACTCGCGGACCGAGCACGGATATTGCTACCCTCCAATATGCTGCACGGTAAGACGAGGTTGTAAACGATTAGTTCTTCACCGacttatttttggtttttatggTGTTTATCTTTTAGCTCCAACGCCTGTCCTAAGAGAAATGTGCAAACGATATGAAGAATACGTCAATCCGCTGGTATTTCGGGTAGCCTGCGGCACGTACAACGTAAACGGCGGTAAACACTTTCGTAGTGTGGCGTACAAGGATGTGTCGTTGGCTGACTGGCTGCTGGATTGTCATCGTTTGGCACGATCTCGTTGTAAGTGGGCATGCCATATGATCATATAACTATGCTCTCCGACATGAAGTTTGGATTGTGTCTTAGGTTCAAAGTGCCCTTGGCATAATTAATATTCTATACTATTAGTATTATTGATATTTCGGGACACGGTCATATTTGATTACGGAGACGGTCTATTATACGGCAGGAGCGgtacaaaaaccaaaccaaaaatgcTTTGCACTGACGATGAACCGATTTGTTAGTTAAGAAGTatttgatcgattttatttcaaacgaGATCCAGAAAGATTGAAAGATTCCGCatatacatcaccatattccagtttaaattgaaaaaaaaatcagaaatggCTCTATTTGAACTTGAAAACTCATGTTCTTGCACCATTTATCCATTTTTAAAGGCATGTGAGAAATTTTCTACGTACAACCAGCCCGCGAATCTAAATGAGTTTGACAATACTGCTTTACGATGTATTTAAAAGATATTCCCTTGCAGTCGGTTAGGTaatgcattgtttttattacaaatataCTTTGCCGCCTTTCAAACAGTGCACACTCAAGGCGCCAATCCAGTCATCAATTGTCAGGAGGAATATTACACTGAAACTAAACGATCTTTAACaatttgtgtgtgctttatcTTTCTAGCGCTGGTCGATTTCAGTCAGCTGGATGACAGCAATGAACCTCCGGTGGATATATTTGCGATTGGATTTCAGGAAATTGTTGACTTGAACGCATCCAACATCGTTGCCGCCAGGTAAATGATGCAAACCCGAATTAACTGGTAAACATATGTATAACTGTCTTTTTCCTACTCTTCCGACTGCCTGACTTACTTTCTAGCTCCGACAATGCAAAAGCCTGGGCAGAAGAGTTGCAGAAGGTTGTAAGTCGTGATCATGAGTACGTGCTGCTGACATACCAGCAGCTGGTAGGCGTCTGCCTGTATATCTACATTCGACCCCAGCATGCCCAATACATACGCGACGTGGCAATTGATTGCGTAAAAACCGGATTGGGCGGTACGACAGGTAACAAGGGAGCGGCCGCCATCCGTTTCGTGCTACATGGCACCTCCGTCTGCTTCGTGTGCGCTCACTTTGCCGCCGGTCAGTCCCAGGTGGTCGAACGCAATGCAGATTATGCGGAAATTACGCGCAAGATAGCGTTCCCGATGGGACGCTCGTTGAAGTCGCACGATTATATCTTCTGGTGCGGTGATTTTAACTATCGTATCGATATGGATAAGGACGAGTTGCGGGAAGCGTTAAAGCAGTCGCCAAACGACCTGACCGCAGTGCTACAGTACGACCAACTACGCATCCAACAAAATGCGGCCAGTGTGTTTAACGAATTCCTCGAAGGTGAAATCACATTCCCACCGACGTACAAGTACGATCTGTTCAGCGACGATTACGATACGAGCGAGAAATGCCGTGCACCGGCTTGGACGGACCGTGTGCTGTGGCGAAGGCGCAAACAAAGTCCCGATGCGGACAGGCACCCTGGATGGAATCCGGGTCGGCTTGTGCATTATGGACGGGCGGAGTTGAAACAAAGCGATCACCGACCGGTAATTGCCATGATCGACATCGAGGTGCACTATATCGATCCGCAGCGCCGATCGGCTGTGTTTGGCGATGTTATTCGCGATCTCGGTCCACCGGATGGTACAATTCTCATACAGGCCTGTAATCCCTCCAGTGGTGGCGTTACCGCCGATTCCGGAGACGAAGATGAAGGAAGCATATACGACGAGAACCTAATGGCGGCACTGATACAGGAACTGACACAGATAGGTGAGGTGACGCTTGTGCGGTTCGTCGGTGATACGATGTGGGTAACGTTCCGAGATGGACAGTCGGCACTGACAGCGGCCCAGAAGCGGTCGGTCCTGGTGTGCGGTGTGCAGCTATCGATCAAACTCAAGACGGAAAATTGGGTCGAACAGGTGGAGAAGGAGATTCTGCTCTGCACGCCCAACACGGTCAGCTTTTGCGATGGCAGTCAGAGCGGCGGAGATTACAACAGTCTCGGCATACCGGAGATACCTGCACGCCCGAAAAGTCCACCTTCGGTAACGCCACAATTAGCCCGTCCCGGTCCGCCAAGTCGTCCACCGTTACCAAAGTCCCCGCAAGCATCACCAAAGCATCAACCgcagcaacatcaccatcagcatcatccaAGAGCCGGTGTTATTAGTTTGGGACCGGAGGTACTGTTAGCTTCGAAGTTGCAGCAACAACCAAAGGTACCGCCCCCTGTACCAGCCATCCCATGTCCTCCACAGCGACCCACACCACCGGTGGAAGAGTACGCCAGTTCCTCGCCCTTGCCTGGATCGCCATCGCACGGTACGGGACATTTGGTGCAATCAGGTTCCAATCCACCGCCAGTAGACACCGGTGCAATATACGAAGAAATCAATGACGACATCGTAAGTATTCCTTTATGGCCATGGGGTTGAAGTAACTTGGAGGGTAAATGGTTTAATATCTCCAAAATTGTCTGCCATTCCTCCTGCAGCCCGTATCCGAGCAACCGCGTggaccaccaccgccaccgccgcgTAGCGATGTGTACGACCTGGACGTGGTGAGCAACAACAGTGGCAGTAAAACGACGGCAAAACAAACGTCGCCACCGGGCACATCCGGCAGCTCAGGAGCTGGCTCTCCTTTATCGACCGGTGGCAATGGGGGCAACAATGCAGCACTCTCCTCAGCTGGACCGCCTAAAggtgcaccaccaccacttccGATGCGACGTGGTGCTCCACCACCAATACCGAACAGAAGCGGAGGTCCTCCACCcttaccagcgcgtccaaacAATCCCTAAAACTAACGGGCACCCTTATCCTTAAGGATCATCATCGTCACATTAATCCACCGCACTCCTTAGCCATCTACTTATTCCAAAACTGTAGGAAGCAGGTAACCACTGTTTGCGTTCCTTCAGGAATAGGGCTTATTAGAAGAATAGCTTACAGTGGATGTGTGCAGTACTCGAACTCTCACTACATACACAATCAGTCAATACAATGATAAAAGTTAGGAACAGGGGACAGTTGCAATAGGCTCATCCAAGCTAACTTAGATGAccaaaagaatggaaaatactAAGCATAACTTATATTCGGATACGCAGCATATCTAGTGCGAATATTATATTGTGTTAAACTACACTACTAGCAAAACTGCTACTACATACTACCAAgctaaaaatgaaaacaaaagttacACGGTTGGATATTACGGAATGAAGCTGCTCTATATCGTGTGTGTCACATTCCAAAACAGTAGAGTAACATGTTCTCAGACCATGTATAATGAGTTGGACTGCTTTTCGATACTCTTCGTTAAATATCTTGAAGTTACTAAAGATAATTGCCCGCTTGTTTCTGTATTACCGTAGGTGTTTGGAAGggaatgtttattattattattattgcattattgataatattattttattatgtttatacTAAGTATTAAAATTGTAGCTATGCACGGGAAAGCTACGTATATAGGAATTGGGTAATGTGTTATATCGATCGAATTGGGCCGAGTAATTTAATCGAAACGAAGAAAGTACATACATAGAAACGTGAATTATTAATTCCTTACCGGGGAGATTGTTTTGCGATATATAGATGAAGCAATATTAGCGCGACTTGGTAAACAAATGACAACGCTTATTTAGTGGCATTATGGTAGGAGGATATTCATGTCCTCTGTCGCCTGTAGCCGATAGGATCAAttacacacaaaaatcaacatGTACGTTCTCATAACCATCGTTAGCCACACACGCGATGAAGTAGAAGCAAGTGTGCGTTTGCGGCAACCGGAACATTACATGTTACGCTTATGCAGCTCGTTAATTGTCGCTCCTGGGCAAACAGTTGAAGTGTTGcgttaaagaaaacaatgtaCCGTGAACAGTTATTTACACAATTATTAGCCCGTTTGCAGTTGAAATATTACATACAACGTAGCTAAAAGTTGTATATCAGCAAATAAATAGCAATCGTAAAAAAGGGATGAGGTGAAGTGAAATGAATACGAAATCAGTACATTCCTCCCGGACCAGCGTGTTGTGTCGTTGCGTTGTTGTAAGTTGCAATAATCCCGCATAGTAAGCGATATGTATCGAAGGTGTAACGAGTTAGTGTTCTGTGTATGTTTGTCCGCAAGTCCGCGTATGGGGTATGAACGTATGAGTGTTTCGTTTGCGAAAATATTTATCAGATTGCAACAGGAGATTTGAATGGTGTGTGTATGAAAAAGCTAACCAGTAGCACAGCGCAATAACTCATCATATACAGAATGAACTATTATCATGAAACGAATGAATAAACCAGCTAGTAAAACACAGTTGTagcatttatttgaatttcaaaataaaccaaacggGTTTTGTCTCGAGCAGGTCGAGCACCGCAGTACTAAACAGCTCGAACAGCTGTGCAGTACTAAACTGTCAAATTTAGGGGATGAAAATAATGCATCGGTTGTTTACATTCTGCTCCATCGATTGGTTATTGCGCCGGCCGTGTATATTGTTTAAGGAAAAAATGCCGAAAATCCTTAAGGAGTGTATTTTAAAGCCCGTATCTTCCGAACACCCACCGATACGCATCAACACGGAGCAAACGATAATCGGGCGCAGTCCAGAAACTTTAATACAGGATGCAAACTGTTCACGAAAGCAAGGTACGTAAGACGTGGAAACCCTGAGATGGATGAACATTGCGTACATTAAAGATTTCTCTTATTACAGTCTGTCTGAAGGCGAATCTAAAGGATGGCTATGTGCTGGTCAAACCACTCGGCTTGAATCCATCGGTGCTGAATGGTAAAGAACTGGAAAGGAACGTAGGGCACGAAGCGGTACATGGCGATATAATTGAGCTATTGCCAGGAATGTACAAGTACGTGTTTGAATTCATATACGAAACGACTGCCAGCCCGCCAGACACTTCGTCGCATAAAAGCAGACAAAGCACCGGAGGATGTAGCGCAGAT
This region of Anopheles marshallii chromosome 2, idAnoMarsDA_429_01, whole genome shotgun sequence genomic DNA includes:
- the LOC128718961 gene encoding synaptojanin-1 codes for the protein MAMSKGFRVLEKSKPPSPHSVLLEHRNKPETLLFESQAVAVLSAQETEIVRKQYTKVLDAYGCLGVLQLNAGDSSLLYLVMVTGCFSVGKILDSEIFRITQTQFVSLQYQPTNEDKVAEIRKVLNSGTFYFSFSNTGAATGQVTLVQPFGFDVTLSAQRRRRTNDTDNRFFWNRMLFIHLLRFGVECNFWLLKAMCGSVEIRTVYAGSKQARAAIISRLSCERAGTRFNVRGTNDEGCVANFVETEQCIYLDNEITSYVQTRGSVPLFWEQPGVQVGSHKVKLSRGFEASRAAFDRHMRSMKARYGQQAIVNLLGTSLIGSKEGEAMLSNEFQRHHRESEHSDVPHLVFDYHQECRGGNTVALSKLRQKIDATCSDFGMFYAIGDAVYREQHGAIRTNCLDCLDRTNCVQTYIGLEMLNEQIALMAALADKKQQMSSRFEEVFRQMWINNGNEVSKIYAGTGAIQGGSKLMDGARSAARTIQNNLLDNSKQEAIDVLLVGSTLSSELADRARILLPSNMLHAPTPVLREMCKRYEEYVNPLVFRVACGTYNVNGGKHFRSVAYKDVSLADWLLDCHRLARSRSLVDFSQLDDSNEPPVDIFAIGFQEIVDLNASNIVAASSDNAKAWAEELQKVVSRDHEYVLLTYQQLVGVCLYIYIRPQHAQYIRDVAIDCVKTGLGGTTGNKGAAAIRFVLHGTSVCFVCAHFAAGQSQVVERNADYAEITRKIAFPMGRSLKSHDYIFWCGDFNYRIDMDKDELREALKQSPNDLTAVLQYDQLRIQQNAASVFNEFLEGEITFPPTYKYDLFSDDYDTSEKCRAPAWTDRVLWRRRKQSPDADRHPGWNPGRLVHYGRAELKQSDHRPVIAMIDIEVHYIDPQRRSAVFGDVIRDLGPPDGTILIQACNPSSGGVTADSGDEDEGSIYDENLMAALIQELTQIGEVTLVRFVGDTMWVTFRDGQSALTAAQKRSVLVCGVQLSIKLKTENWVEQVEKEILLCTPNTVSFCDGSQSGGDYNSLGIPEIPARPKSPPSVTPQLARPGPPSRPPLPKSPQASPKHQPQQHHHQHHPRAGVISLGPEVLLASKLQQQPKVPPPVPAIPCPPQRPTPPVEEYASSSPLPGSPSHGTGHLVQSGSNPPPVDTGAIYEEINDDIPVSEQPRGPPPPPPRSDVYDLDVVSNNSGSKTTAKQTSPPGTSGSSGAGSPLSTGGNGGNNAALSSAGPPKGAPPPLPMRRGAPPPIPNRSGGPPPLPARPNNP